In one Rhopalosiphum padi isolate XX-2018 chromosome 3, ASM2088224v1, whole genome shotgun sequence genomic region, the following are encoded:
- the LOC132924794 gene encoding 33 kDa inner dynein arm light chain, axonemal-like — MEETNDDDKNCNNIVFDVKLVKGSDPILIEGDDEDNECNGYPPGYNKIFECVYPPEEWTENGKKWRRVASTESADRHQVLVLSESLKFNLKYWNAMMHGVCPVRRELFTQCFNELIRQVCVNSIEQGELLIKIRNQYTQSIIDHKRYYESGLIFRIKRASLNDNKNEMVKKDLHDLEDQQIELRKQLSEANVKYKRLEINIKKELNNLKDAHQHELNFFNRNHKALKDQLVMILSMNT, encoded by the exons ATGGAGGAGACGAACGATGATGATAAGAActgcaataatatagtatttgatGTGAAGTTGGTCAAAGGTAGTGATCCAATTCTGATAGAAGGCGATGACGAG GACAATGAGTGCAACGGCTATCCACCTggatacaacaaaatattcgaATGTGTCTATCCGCCAGAGGAATGGACGGAAAACGGTAAGAAGTGGCGGCGAGTCGCATCTACGGAGTCAGCCGACCGACATCAAGTGTTGGTTCTATCCGAAAGCCTCAAATTTAACTTAAAGTACTGGAATGCCATGATGCACGGAGTGTGTCCGGTCAGGAGAGAATTGTTTACGCAGTGTTTCA atGAACTGATACGACAAGTGTGCGTAAATAGCATTGAGCAAGGTGAATTGTTAATCAAAATTCGAAACCAATACACCCAAAGCATAATCGACCATAAACGTTACTATGAGAGCGgtttaatatttagaattaaacGTGCTTCATTG aatgataataaaaatgaaatggtAAAAAAGGATTTACATGATTTAGAAGACCAACAAATTGAATTAAGAAAGCAATTGAGTGAGGCAAACGTTAAGTATAAAAGATtagaaatcaatattaaaaaggaattaaataatttgaaagatGCTCACCAACACGagttaaattttttcaataggAACCATAAGGCATTAAAA GATCAACTCGTAATGATACTATCAATGAATACATAA